One region of Prosthecobacter debontii genomic DNA includes:
- a CDS encoding type II secretion system protein, producing MKLTPYHIKRAGFTMLEIVVVLSIMVLVIGIGFASFAVLDDQDPFEQPAQKLTQMSRFAIHASVLQQRAMTIAFDKKGFEILGSTVPEGSYYAVPSGMKVLIHRMGGRNWEKAEGHFWRFGEQGICEPIKVRFESPAGFRELKFHPLTGTSVD from the coding sequence ATGAAACTCACGCCTTACCATATCAAGCGCGCGGGTTTCACGATGCTTGAGATTGTTGTGGTCTTAAGCATCATGGTGCTGGTGATCGGTATCGGGTTTGCCAGCTTCGCGGTTTTGGATGACCAAGACCCCTTTGAGCAACCGGCTCAGAAACTGACTCAAATGTCCAGATTTGCGATTCATGCGTCGGTGTTGCAGCAGCGGGCCATGACCATCGCATTTGATAAAAAGGGGTTCGAAATCCTCGGCTCAACGGTGCCTGAGGGGTCTTATTATGCAGTGCCTTCAGGCATGAAGGTGCTGATCCATCGTATGGGAGGCCGAAATTGGGAAAAAGCTGAAGGCCATTTTTGGCGTTTCGGAGAACAAGGAATCTGTGAGCCCATCAAGGTTCGATTTGAGTCTCCAGCGGGTTTTCGCGAACTCAAATTTCATCCTCTAACAGGTACTTCGGTGGACTAA
- a CDS encoding type II secretion system protein GspG, whose product MKISLVTLQNRRSTLSKSPLHAAFTLMEMMLVLAIIALLIAIGAVTLGEVDENAKFTAADAQMNTVKTAIQQYKTLNRSLPSKLEDLVTPPGNARVKRKLIEENGILDPWGTKFQYRTPGKNGKAYEIYSWGPDKKEGNDDVSAD is encoded by the coding sequence ATGAAAATTAGCCTTGTCACCCTACAGAACCGCCGCTCCACGCTGTCGAAGTCTCCTCTTCACGCCGCCTTCACACTGATGGAAATGATGTTGGTGCTGGCTATCATTGCGTTGCTGATTGCTATTGGAGCCGTGACCTTGGGTGAAGTGGACGAGAACGCCAAATTCACGGCAGCGGATGCTCAGATGAATACGGTGAAGACGGCGATCCAACAGTACAAGACGCTGAATCGGAGCCTGCCTAGTAAACTCGAAGATCTTGTAACACCTCCAGGGAATGCCCGGGTGAAACGGAAGCTCATTGAAGAAAACGGTATCCTCGATCCCTGGGGAACGAAGTTTCAATACCGGACACCCGGCAAGAACGGTAAGGCCTATGAGATCTACTCCTGGGGTCCCGATAAGAAAGAGGGTAACGATGATGTCTCCGCTGATTAA
- a CDS encoding PulJ/GspJ family protein: protein MKTFRDQIHATRRRAGLTLLEIVLALAVFSIAALALVGTINQIADAGTESQQLLEIEQSLESLIDEYGKMPQIREMDEQIKPGADGVAYRVLIEQVKDLQNQDGRFLQNTFRVLVVARWDDGSGPFELQAETYRYAGAFLPVN from the coding sequence ATGAAAACGTTTCGTGATCAAATCCATGCCACCCGACGTCGCGCGGGTTTGACCCTCCTGGAGATCGTCTTGGCTCTGGCGGTTTTTAGTATTGCGGCTCTGGCTCTCGTTGGCACGATCAATCAAATCGCTGATGCGGGCACGGAGTCCCAGCAACTTTTGGAGATCGAGCAGAGTTTGGAATCACTCATCGATGAATACGGTAAGATGCCCCAGATCCGTGAGATGGATGAGCAAATCAAACCAGGTGCGGATGGGGTGGCTTATCGGGTTTTGATTGAGCAGGTGAAGGATCTGCAAAATCAGGACGGACGGTTCTTACAGAATACCTTTCGAGTTTTGGTGGTGGCGCGTTGGGACGATGGCAGCGGTCCCTTTGAGCTTCAGGCGGAGACTTATCGCTACGCAGGGGCCTTCCTGCCGGTGAATTGA